One genomic segment of Blastopirellula marina includes these proteins:
- the mnmG gene encoding tRNA uridine-5-carboxymethylaminomethyl(34) synthesis enzyme MnmG → MSESRYQYDVIVVGAGHAGTEAAMAAARLGAKTALLTTNLDTVAQMSCNPAIGGIAKGQIVREIDAMGGIMGQAIDATGIQFRLLNRRKGPAMHSPRAQADKKAYQFWVKLAVEDQANLDLRQEIVSDLLTEEIDGSQRIIGVSVHGGAIYAAPCVVLTTGTFLSAIMHTGETKTPGGRGGEGTSSGISSALNRLGFRLDRFKTGTPARLNYNSIDFTQTELQPGDDDPQAFSYLTERLDLEQMPCHITYTNEKVHDLIRANLSRAPMYSGQIDSRGPRYCPSIEDKVVRFADKDRHQLFLEPEGFNSREVYVNGISTSLPRDVQDEMFKLIPGLENAQIMRYGYAVEYDFCPPDQLWPSLQTKEVRGLYFAGQINGTTGYEEAAAQGLMAGINAALEGRGEEPLVLGREQAYIGVLIDDLVTCGVDEPYRMFTSRAEHRLMLRQDNADRRLTPLAHDRGLIPPARWEAFHRKLQQIDTAMDVLGSTRHEGTLLSHILKRNDSSWEQVCELAPSLKETTDEAALQVTYDIRYEGYIARQQVEVERQKRLSHKRIPESFDFTRLTQMRTEAREKLSQIRPTSVAQAERISGITPSDIALLLVYLDGRMGAKSS, encoded by the coding sequence AAAACGGCACTGCTGACGACCAATCTCGACACGGTTGCCCAGATGAGCTGTAACCCGGCGATTGGCGGGATCGCCAAGGGGCAGATCGTGCGCGAAATCGATGCCATGGGTGGCATCATGGGGCAAGCGATCGACGCCACCGGTATTCAGTTCCGGCTATTGAATCGCCGCAAGGGTCCTGCGATGCACAGTCCGCGGGCTCAAGCGGACAAGAAAGCCTACCAGTTTTGGGTCAAACTAGCGGTTGAGGATCAAGCAAATCTCGACCTGCGGCAAGAGATCGTCAGTGATCTGCTGACTGAAGAAATCGATGGCAGCCAGCGTATCATCGGCGTCAGCGTGCATGGCGGAGCCATCTACGCAGCACCATGTGTCGTGCTGACTACCGGCACGTTTCTGTCTGCGATCATGCACACCGGCGAAACGAAAACCCCAGGTGGTCGCGGGGGCGAGGGAACTTCCAGCGGCATCAGCAGCGCCCTGAACCGGCTTGGCTTTCGGCTCGATCGCTTCAAGACCGGCACGCCTGCTCGACTGAATTACAATTCGATCGACTTCACCCAGACAGAACTTCAACCCGGCGACGACGATCCCCAGGCTTTTTCGTACCTGACCGAAAGGCTCGATCTCGAGCAAATGCCGTGTCATATCACCTATACCAACGAAAAGGTGCATGACCTGATTCGGGCCAATCTAAGCCGTGCCCCAATGTATAGCGGACAGATCGATTCGCGTGGCCCACGTTATTGCCCCAGCATCGAAGACAAGGTCGTCCGCTTCGCCGATAAAGACCGGCATCAGCTCTTCCTGGAGCCAGAAGGATTTAACTCGCGCGAAGTCTACGTGAACGGAATCTCGACCAGCCTGCCGCGCGATGTCCAGGACGAGATGTTCAAGCTGATCCCAGGGCTCGAGAACGCACAAATCATGCGTTATGGCTATGCAGTGGAGTACGATTTCTGCCCGCCCGATCAGTTGTGGCCTTCGCTGCAAACGAAAGAAGTGAGAGGGCTCTATTTCGCTGGCCAGATCAATGGAACCACCGGCTATGAAGAAGCTGCCGCGCAAGGATTGATGGCCGGGATCAACGCGGCACTGGAAGGACGTGGCGAAGAACCGTTGGTCCTGGGGCGCGAACAGGCCTATATCGGTGTGCTGATCGACGACCTGGTTACCTGCGGCGTCGACGAACCATACCGAATGTTTACCAGCCGGGCCGAGCACCGCTTGATGCTCCGGCAAGACAACGCCGATCGTCGCCTGACACCGCTGGCCCATGATCGCGGTCTGATCCCGCCTGCCCGGTGGGAAGCATTCCATCGAAAGCTGCAACAAATCGATACCGCTATGGACGTTCTGGGCAGCACGCGGCACGAAGGAACGCTTCTGTCTCACATTCTGAAACGCAACGATTCGTCGTGGGAACAGGTCTGCGAGCTAGCACCATCGCTCAAAGAAACCACGGACGAAGCGGCTCTGCAGGTCACGTACGACATTCGCTATGAAGGGTACATCGCTCGCCAGCAAGTCGAGGTCGAGCGACAAAAGCGGCTTTCTCACAAGCGAATCCCCGAGTCTTTCGATTTTACGCGACTTACCCAAATGCGAACCGAAGCTCGCGAGAAGCTCAGCCAGATCCGCCCTACCTCAGTTGCTCAGGCCGAGCGAATCAGCGGAATCACCCCTTCCGACATCGCTTTGCTACTGGTTTATCTGGATGGTCGGATGGGTGCGAAATCCTCCTAA